From a single Agrobacterium tumefaciens genomic region:
- a CDS encoding quaternary amine ABC transporter ATP-binding protein — MAKSIEIKNLYKIFGKHPEKYLEAVRAGMDKVELNDKHSHVLGLNNINITMPGGKITVVMGLSGSGKSTLIRHINRLIDPTAGEVLYDGEDICGMSASALRQFRRHKTAMVFQKFGLLPHRTVLENSVYGLDIQGVPRSKSEEKGRYWLERVGLAGYEDYYPNQLSGGMQQRVGLARALANDADILLMDEAYSALDPLIRVDMQTMLLDLQQELKKTVVFITHDLDEALRLGDHIAILKDGEVVQQGDGQSIILSPADGYVTDFVRDVNRGRVLQATTVMEPLDSKPEGMSVPENATLETIARDMSEANETQAHVVDEDGKPVGSIGLDTLVAAMVTPAAQEPDTTVEAVTPAPQKAETVEEPAKVREAVLPVEKETA, encoded by the coding sequence ATGGCTAAAAGCATCGAAATCAAGAATCTTTACAAGATCTTCGGCAAGCATCCCGAGAAATACCTCGAAGCGGTGCGAGCAGGCATGGACAAGGTGGAGCTGAATGACAAACACAGCCACGTCCTTGGCCTCAACAACATCAACATCACCATGCCGGGCGGCAAGATCACCGTCGTCATGGGCCTTTCCGGCTCCGGCAAGTCGACGCTGATCCGCCACATCAACCGGCTGATCGACCCGACGGCGGGCGAGGTTCTCTATGACGGCGAGGATATCTGCGGCATGAGCGCCTCGGCGCTGCGGCAGTTCCGTCGTCACAAGACGGCGATGGTGTTCCAGAAATTCGGCCTTTTGCCGCATCGCACCGTGCTGGAAAACAGCGTCTACGGGCTCGACATCCAGGGCGTGCCGCGCAGCAAGAGCGAGGAAAAGGGCCGTTACTGGCTGGAGCGCGTCGGCCTTGCCGGTTACGAGGATTATTATCCGAACCAGCTTTCCGGCGGCATGCAGCAGCGTGTGGGCCTTGCCCGGGCGCTTGCCAATGACGCCGATATTCTTTTGATGGACGAGGCCTATTCGGCGCTCGATCCGCTGATCCGTGTTGATATGCAGACCATGCTGCTCGATCTGCAGCAGGAGCTGAAAAAGACCGTGGTGTTCATTACCCACGATCTGGACGAGGCTTTGCGGCTCGGCGACCACATCGCTATTCTCAAGGACGGCGAAGTGGTGCAGCAGGGCGACGGGCAGAGCATCATCCTCTCTCCTGCCGATGGCTACGTCACCGACTTCGTGCGCGATGTCAATCGTGGCCGCGTATTGCAGGCCACCACGGTCATGGAGCCGCTGGACAGCAAACCGGAAGGCATGTCGGTGCCTGAGAACGCGACGCTGGAAACCATTGCCCGCGATATGTCGGAGGCCAACGAGACTCAGGCGCATGTGGTTGATGAGGATGGCAAGCCGGTCGGTTCGATCGGTCTCGACACGCTGGTGGCGGCGATGGTGACCCCGGCTGCGCAGGAACCGGACACCACGGTTGAGGCGGTGACGCCCGCGCCGCAGAAGGCCGAGACGGTGGAGGAGCCTGCGAAGGTGCGGGAGGCGGTTTTGCCGGTGGAGAAGGAAACGGCATAG
- a CDS encoding type 1 glutamine amidotransferase family protein: MTRIAIALAQDFADWEPALLAAAARSYLGVEIVHASPDGQPVTSMGGLNVTPETSYAALDPDSIDALVIPGGLSWEKGTAADLGGLVHRFREKDRLVAGICAAASALAGTGILNEVAHTGNSLASHKAYPAYNGDGLYRDQPKAVSDGGIITAAGSAPVSFAVEILKNLGLFGPEAEAELQVFAAEHR; the protein is encoded by the coding sequence ATGACACGGATCGCCATTGCGCTGGCACAGGATTTTGCGGACTGGGAACCGGCGCTGCTTGCGGCGGCGGCACGCAGCTATCTCGGCGTCGAGATCGTTCATGCCAGCCCGGACGGGCAGCCGGTAACATCGATGGGCGGGCTGAATGTGACGCCCGAAACCTCCTATGCTGCGCTTGATCCTGACAGCATCGATGCGCTCGTCATTCCCGGCGGTCTCAGCTGGGAGAAGGGCACGGCCGCCGATCTTGGCGGGCTGGTGCATCGCTTTCGCGAAAAGGACCGGCTGGTTGCCGGTATCTGTGCGGCGGCAAGCGCGCTGGCGGGCACGGGTATCCTGAACGAGGTCGCCCATACCGGCAATTCGCTCGCCTCACACAAGGCCTATCCGGCCTATAATGGCGATGGTCTTTATCGCGACCAGCCGAAGGCGGTGAGCGATGGCGGCATCATCACGGCAGCCGGCAGCGCGCCGGTGAGTTTTGCGGTGGAAATTCTGAAAAACCTCGGCCTCTTTGGTCCGGAAGCCGAGGCGGAACTTCAGGTTTTTGCAGCGGAGCATCGGTAA
- a CDS encoding CbtA family protein — protein sequence MSFFRNIVFTAVLVGVVGGLAVSAMQAFGTTPLILQAETFESAGGEAAHSHDAAAPGAAVPAHEHNDEAWAPADGFERTAYTVAANVLTAIGYALVLTGLISLRGTDAGWREGLLWGVAGFAAVMLAPMIGLPPELPGSPAAALEARQIWWLSTVAATAGGIALIAFRREPWAIVMALVLIVAPHVVGAPLPPEGEHALAPLPLERQFIVAATITSFVFWALLGTLSAFFLKRFQSA from the coding sequence ATGTCATTTTTTCGCAATATCGTTTTTACCGCCGTTCTGGTCGGCGTCGTCGGCGGTTTGGCCGTCTCGGCCATGCAGGCTTTCGGCACCACGCCGCTCATCCTTCAGGCCGAAACCTTTGAAAGCGCCGGCGGCGAAGCGGCCCACAGCCATGATGCGGCAGCACCCGGCGCTGCTGTTCCCGCCCATGAGCATAATGACGAGGCATGGGCTCCAGCCGATGGTTTCGAGCGCACCGCCTATACTGTTGCTGCCAATGTGCTGACGGCCATCGGTTACGCGCTTGTTCTGACCGGTCTCATCTCGCTGCGCGGCACCGATGCCGGCTGGCGCGAAGGCCTTCTGTGGGGCGTTGCCGGTTTTGCCGCCGTGATGCTCGCACCGATGATCGGCCTGCCGCCGGAATTGCCGGGAAGCCCGGCCGCAGCACTTGAGGCACGGCAGATCTGGTGGCTCTCGACGGTTGCCGCAACCGCGGGCGGCATTGCACTGATTGCGTTCCGCCGCGAGCCCTGGGCCATCGTTATGGCTCTGGTGTTGATCGTCGCGCCGCATGTGGTGGGCGCGCCGCTGCCGCCGGAAGGTGAACATGCGCTGGCGCCGCTGCCGCTGGAACGGCAGTTCATCGTTGCCGCCACCATCACCAGCTTCGTTTTCTGGGCGCTGCTTGGTACATTGAGCGCGTTTTTCCTGAAACGCTTCCAGTCGGCGTAA
- a CDS encoding GNAT family N-acetyltransferase produces the protein MTEDSSLTLERPPVVIIRGARKTDLPELNEMITLLASYHGDAAAITPAKLERDLFGPLPWVHGLVAEADGALIGYALLLPLYRAQEGRRGLELHHLFVRDGHRGHGTGQHLVSRARDIAKRLGCDYLSVSATTGNVAAHRFYENMDFAPRPVTGMRYMQSIA, from the coding sequence ATGACCGAAGATAGCTCCCTTACACTGGAAAGACCGCCCGTCGTCATCATTCGCGGCGCGCGCAAGACGGATTTGCCCGAGCTTAACGAGATGATCACGCTGCTTGCCTCCTACCATGGTGATGCGGCGGCAATCACGCCCGCCAAGCTTGAGCGCGACCTGTTCGGCCCCCTGCCCTGGGTGCATGGTCTCGTTGCCGAAGCCGATGGCGCGCTGATCGGCTACGCACTGCTTCTGCCGCTCTACAGGGCGCAGGAAGGCCGGCGCGGGCTTGAGCTGCACCATCTCTTCGTGCGCGACGGTCATCGCGGCCACGGCACCGGCCAGCATCTGGTTTCCCGCGCCCGTGATATCGCCAAGCGGCTGGGTTGCGACTATCTGTCCGTCAGCGCCACGACCGGCAATGTGGCGGCGCATCGTTTCTACGAAAACATGGATTTCGCGCCGCGTCCGGTTACCGGCATGCGCTACATGCAGTCCATCGCCTGA
- a CDS encoding CbtB domain-containing protein has protein sequence MSIQQNTANAAVSAKTGSFAQSLTAIVLGLFVVGFVGFSHVEAVHNAAHDTRHANAFPCH, from the coding sequence ATGTCTATCCAGCAGAATACGGCCAATGCAGCCGTTTCAGCAAAAACGGGCAGCTTCGCGCAATCGCTGACGGCGATCGTGCTGGGCCTGTTCGTCGTCGGTTTTGTCGGCTTTTCGCATGTGGAAGCTGTTCACAATGCCGCGCATGACACGCGTCATGCCAATGCCTTCCCCTGCCATTGA
- a CDS encoding LysE family translocator: MSYAENLWLFFLLLFGIIILPGMDMLFVLASALTGGKKTGLSAASGMSAGGIVHSLYGAAGVGLLATWMPSLFLPLLIAGAAYMVWIGIGLMRSAIVVNGDEAQASASVKKAFWRAVLTCLSNPKAYLFMMAVYPQFLNPAYGPIWMQGLVMGVMVAVTQFTVYGALALTADKSRQWLVSSPGATIFIGRAAGFMLVAAALLTFWEALSWSLGE; the protein is encoded by the coding sequence ATGAGTTACGCCGAAAATCTCTGGCTTTTCTTTCTGCTCCTGTTCGGCATCATCATCCTGCCGGGCATGGACATGCTGTTCGTGCTGGCAAGTGCGCTGACGGGCGGCAAGAAAACCGGCCTTTCGGCCGCAAGCGGCATGAGCGCCGGCGGCATCGTGCATTCGCTTTATGGCGCGGCCGGCGTTGGCCTGCTCGCCACCTGGATGCCGTCGCTGTTCCTGCCGCTTCTCATTGCCGGCGCTGCCTATATGGTCTGGATCGGCATCGGCCTGATGCGCAGCGCAATCGTCGTGAATGGCGATGAGGCGCAGGCGAGCGCCTCAGTGAAAAAAGCGTTCTGGCGGGCGGTGCTGACCTGCCTTTCCAACCCGAAAGCCTATCTGTTCATGATGGCGGTCTACCCGCAATTTCTCAACCCTGCCTATGGTCCGATCTGGATGCAGGGGCTGGTGATGGGCGTGATGGTGGCGGTAACGCAGTTTACCGTTTATGGCGCGCTGGCGCTGACGGCGGATAAAAGCCGGCAATGGCTGGTGTCTTCCCCCGGCGCCACGATCTTCATCGGTCGCGCTGCCGGTTTCATGCTGGTTGCCGCAGCGCTGCTGACATTTTGGGAAGCCCTGTCGTGGAGCCTCGGCGAATAA
- the dmeF gene encoding CDF family Co(II)/Ni(II) efflux transporter DmeF: MTTTSEFPAATGHDHVFLGQNHERNEKRVWMVIALTTVMMVAEIVAGNWFGSMALTADGWHMSTHAGAMLISALAYLYARREARNPRFTFGTGKFGDLAGFASAIVLAVVALLIAVESAMRLVNPVEIDFNQAIIVAVIGLAVNLVSAVLLKDDHGHDHGHGHGSHAHHGHGNHDHGSHAHHGDHGAAKGGRDNNLRAAYLHVLADALTSVLAIVALLLGKWNGWSFLDPAMGIVGGLVIARWSWGLVRSTATTLLDAMPHAEDLPQEIRESVETEEDRITDLHVWQVGPGHHAAIVAIQSQAPQAPAFYKQKLAAIHELSHVTVEVSPARA, translated from the coding sequence ATGACGACGACATCCGAATTCCCTGCCGCGACCGGCCACGACCATGTTTTTCTAGGCCAGAACCATGAGCGCAATGAAAAGCGCGTGTGGATGGTCATCGCGTTGACCACCGTGATGATGGTGGCCGAAATCGTCGCCGGCAACTGGTTCGGCTCCATGGCGCTGACGGCTGACGGATGGCACATGTCCACCCATGCGGGCGCGATGCTGATTTCGGCGCTGGCCTATCTTTATGCCCGGCGCGAGGCGCGCAACCCGCGCTTCACCTTCGGCACCGGCAAGTTCGGCGATCTCGCGGGTTTTGCCAGCGCCATCGTGCTGGCGGTGGTGGCGCTGCTCATCGCCGTCGAAAGTGCGATGCGCCTCGTCAATCCGGTCGAAATCGACTTCAACCAGGCGATCATCGTCGCCGTCATCGGCCTTGCCGTCAATCTCGTCAGTGCCGTGCTATTGAAGGACGATCACGGGCATGACCACGGCCATGGTCACGGCTCACATGCCCATCACGGCCACGGCAACCACGATCACGGTTCGCACGCGCATCATGGAGACCATGGCGCAGCAAAGGGCGGCAGGGACAATAATCTGCGCGCCGCCTATCTGCATGTGCTGGCGGATGCGCTGACCTCGGTACTCGCCATCGTCGCCCTGCTTCTCGGCAAATGGAACGGCTGGTCTTTCCTTGATCCGGCAATGGGTATCGTTGGCGGTCTGGTTATCGCCCGCTGGTCATGGGGCTTGGTGCGCTCGACGGCGACAACCCTGCTCGATGCCATGCCGCATGCGGAAGACCTGCCGCAGGAAATCCGTGAAAGCGTCGAGACGGAAGAGGATCGCATCACCGACCTGCATGTCTGGCAGGTGGGGCCGGGGCACCATGCCGCCATCGTGGCGATCCAGTCGCAGGCGCCGCAAGCGCCGGCTTTCTACAAGCAGAAACTTGCCGCCATACATGAACTCTCGCATGTGACGGTGGAGGTCAGCCCGGCAAGGGCCTGA
- a CDS encoding ABC transporter permease yields MALCNYLPDLLCKFPAIDNSTMRVVRKTIDDGFRDIVRNYGDAIDVIVHPLQLFLNSSERLFIQTPWIITMLVILAIVHLAGRSLKITGGTAISLLMIGAVGLWRDAMTTLSIVAIATLIAIVIGLPLGILMGRSERLQRLINPVLDVMQTLPSFVYLIPVVVIFGIGKVPGLIAVVIYAIPPVIRLTSLGIRLVDREVLEAADAFGSSNRQKLFNVQLPLALPTIMTGINQTIMMALAMVVVASMVGVGGLGKNVLQAINNQFFTVGFLNGFALVAIAIMFDRASQAFGKRLQKYREVSHG; encoded by the coding sequence ATGGCCCTCTGCAATTACCTGCCGGACCTGCTCTGCAAGTTCCCGGCCATCGACAACTCCACGATGCGTGTGGTACGCAAGACCATCGATGATGGTTTTCGCGACATCGTGCGCAATTACGGCGATGCGATCGATGTGATCGTGCATCCGTTGCAGCTGTTCCTCAATTCCTCGGAGCGGCTGTTCATCCAGACGCCGTGGATCATCACGATGCTGGTCATTCTGGCCATCGTGCATCTGGCCGGGCGCAGCCTGAAGATCACCGGCGGCACCGCCATCTCCCTGCTGATGATCGGCGCGGTCGGCCTGTGGCGCGATGCCATGACGACACTGTCCATCGTCGCCATCGCCACCCTGATCGCCATCGTCATCGGCCTGCCGCTCGGCATCCTGATGGGACGTTCCGAACGCCTGCAACGCCTCATCAATCCCGTGCTCGACGTGATGCAGACCCTGCCCAGCTTCGTTTATCTCATCCCCGTGGTGGTGATTTTCGGCATCGGCAAGGTACCGGGCCTGATCGCAGTGGTGATCTATGCCATTCCGCCCGTTATCCGCCTGACCAGCCTCGGCATCCGCCTGGTGGACCGCGAGGTGCTGGAAGCGGCGGACGCCTTCGGTTCTTCCAACCGCCAGAAGCTGTTCAACGTGCAGCTGCCGCTGGCGCTGCCCACCATCATGACCGGCATCAACCAGACCATCATGATGGCGCTCGCCATGGTCGTCGTCGCCTCCATGGTCGGTGTCGGCGGGCTTGGCAAGAACGTGCTGCAGGCCATCAACAACCAGTTCTTCACGGTGGGCTTCCTGAACGGTTTCGCTCTGGTCGCCATCGCCATCATGTTCGACCGGGCAAGCCAGGCTTTTGGCAAGCGCCTGCAGAAATACCGCGAGGTCTCCCATGGCTAA
- a CDS encoding helix-turn-helix transcriptional regulator codes for MRKASRLFEIIQILRLARRPVTAQTIADKLEVTARSVYRDIAALQTMRVPIEGERGVGYILRPGFSLPPLMFSIEETEAIVLALAMVGRSSDTELRQAAKKASDKIAASLPEPLSKTLSANALHAWGSIAPAPVGIDLATVRRAVRDEERLEISYRDETGTETRRQIRPIAVIYYSETVNIVGWCELRQAIRNFRSDRVLTCESTGSFFKLEGEKLRQLWMSGWQSNQPGIPSSQP; via the coding sequence ATGCGCAAGGCGTCGAGACTGTTCGAGATCATCCAGATCCTGCGACTGGCGCGCCGGCCAGTCACGGCACAGACAATCGCCGACAAGCTGGAAGTGACGGCGCGTTCGGTCTATCGCGACATAGCCGCCCTTCAGACCATGCGGGTGCCCATCGAAGGCGAGCGCGGCGTCGGTTATATTCTGCGACCCGGCTTCAGCCTGCCGCCGCTGATGTTTTCCATCGAAGAGACCGAGGCAATCGTGCTGGCGCTCGCCATGGTTGGCCGCTCCAGTGATACCGAATTGCGGCAGGCAGCGAAAAAGGCCAGTGACAAGATTGCCGCTTCCCTGCCCGAACCCCTGTCCAAAACCCTGTCGGCCAATGCCCTGCATGCCTGGGGCAGCATCGCACCCGCGCCTGTCGGCATCGATCTTGCGACGGTCAGGCGTGCGGTGCGCGATGAAGAACGGCTGGAAATCAGCTATCGCGATGAAACCGGCACAGAGACCCGGCGGCAGATCCGGCCCATTGCCGTGATCTATTATTCGGAGACGGTGAATATCGTCGGCTGGTGCGAGTTACGGCAGGCGATCCGCAACTTCCGCTCGGACCGGGTCTTGACCTGCGAAAGCACCGGCAGCTTTTTCAAGCTGGAAGGTGAAAAGCTGCGGCAATTGTGGATGAGCGGCTGGCAGAGCAACCAGCCGGGCATTCCATCCTCACAGCCGTAA
- the dmeR gene encoding Ni(II)/Co(II)-sensing transcriptional repressor DmeR — protein sequence MSHTIRNKEKLLARIRRLKGQMEAVERALDDAKPCGEVLQLLASVRGALSGLTGEVMQEHLHEHVVHAENEDERARAAEELAQVLKTYIR from the coding sequence ATGTCCCATACGATCCGCAACAAGGAGAAGCTGCTCGCCCGCATCCGTCGCCTCAAGGGCCAGATGGAGGCGGTGGAGCGTGCGCTTGATGATGCCAAGCCCTGCGGCGAGGTGCTGCAATTGCTGGCTTCGGTGCGTGGTGCGCTATCCGGCCTGACGGGGGAGGTGATGCAGGAGCATCTGCACGAACATGTGGTGCATGCCGAAAATGAAGACGAGCGGGCGCGGGCGGCGGAAGAGCTGGCTCAGGTGCTGAAGACCTACATCCGCTAG
- a CDS encoding cytochrome c: MSSIWTKLVGGAVIAAIAGYGIFAWVTAPQRQAPSHWVSLGEPDLANGETLFWAGGCASCHAAPDATGDALRTLAGGQPLKSPFGTFHVPNISSDPQHGIGSWTLAEFGDAMTRGVGKNGEHLYPSFPYASYARMTQKDVNDLFGYLKTLPASQNDAPDHDLPFPFNLRMALGGWKFLYFDTSAPPRVELANANAELLRGQYLVEGPGHCGECHTPRDALGGFLKDKWLAGGPNPEGEGRIPDITPGSQSIGAWTTADIAGYLETGFTPEFDSVGGSMVKVQQNMARLTAEDRNAIAAYLKAIPSR; encoded by the coding sequence ATGTCTTCCATTTGGACGAAGCTTGTGGGTGGGGCCGTGATCGCGGCCATTGCCGGCTATGGCATTTTCGCCTGGGTCACCGCGCCGCAGCGTCAGGCGCCCAGCCATTGGGTCAGCCTTGGCGAGCCGGATCTGGCCAATGGCGAAACGCTGTTCTGGGCGGGTGGCTGTGCAAGCTGTCATGCCGCACCGGATGCCACGGGTGACGCGTTGCGGACGCTCGCCGGCGGGCAGCCGCTGAAAAGCCCCTTCGGCACCTTCCATGTGCCCAATATTTCCTCTGATCCGCAGCACGGCATCGGCAGCTGGACGCTGGCGGAATTCGGCGATGCCATGACGCGCGGGGTGGGAAAGAACGGCGAACATCTTTACCCGTCCTTCCCTTACGCTTCCTATGCGCGCATGACGCAGAAGGATGTCAACGACCTGTTCGGTTATCTGAAAACCCTGCCGGCCAGCCAGAATGACGCGCCGGATCACGATCTGCCGTTTCCCTTCAACCTGCGCATGGCGCTCGGCGGCTGGAAGTTCCTGTATTTCGACACCTCCGCCCCGCCGCGCGTCGAGCTTGCCAATGCCAATGCCGAATTGCTGCGCGGCCAATATCTGGTGGAAGGGCCGGGCCATTGCGGCGAATGCCATACCCCGCGCGACGCTCTCGGCGGTTTCCTGAAAGACAAATGGCTGGCCGGCGGCCCCAACCCGGAAGGTGAGGGCCGTATCCCCGATATCACGCCCGGCTCTCAGAGCATCGGCGCCTGGACGACGGCCGATATTGCCGGTTATCTGGAAACCGGCTTCACCCCGGAATTCGACAGCGTCGGCGGCTCCATGGTCAAGGTGCAGCAGAACATGGCGCGTCTGACCGCCGAAGACCGCAATGCCATTGCCGCCTACCTTAAGGCGATCCCGTCTCGGTAA
- the pip gene encoding prolyl aminopeptidase, whose product MAEIFSETTPFDTVFLDVSEGHRLHVTIAGNPAGRPAILLHGGPGSGLSATARRYFDPALYRIIQFDQRGCGKSTPNASESLAHNSTHHLIDDMEAIRFALSVDDWLVYGSSWGATLALAYAQRHPNRVRAMVLAGVTTTRQKEIDWLYKGLAMFLPQQWQRFIAAIPDHMAKEDPVGAYLQLLNDPDPAIRRMAALEWHVWEAGSISAEASSAFPEKWRDADYILTRARLCAHYFHHAAWLEDGVLLRNAGLLSGIPCVLIQGMRDLQGPPVTACELAAAWPGSELMAIGAAGHSTGDAGMRGWKMRLFQQSHDLQIEAA is encoded by the coding sequence ATGGCCGAAATATTTTCCGAAACCACCCCGTTCGACACTGTTTTCCTCGACGTTTCCGAAGGCCACAGGCTGCATGTGACGATTGCCGGCAATCCGGCGGGACGGCCGGCGATCCTGCTGCATGGCGGCCCCGGTTCCGGGCTTTCGGCGACTGCCAGACGCTACTTCGATCCCGCCCTTTACCGCATCATCCAGTTCGACCAGCGCGGCTGCGGCAAAAGCACGCCGAATGCTAGCGAGAGCCTTGCGCACAACAGCACACATCACCTGATCGACGATATGGAGGCCATCCGCTTCGCGCTTTCGGTGGATGACTGGCTGGTTTATGGCAGCTCCTGGGGCGCCACGCTCGCGCTGGCCTATGCCCAGCGCCACCCAAATCGGGTGCGCGCGATGGTGCTGGCCGGCGTCACCACCACGCGGCAAAAGGAGATCGACTGGCTTTACAAGGGGCTGGCGATGTTTCTGCCGCAACAGTGGCAGCGTTTCATCGCGGCTATCCCGGATCACATGGCGAAGGAAGATCCCGTCGGCGCGTATCTCCAGCTTTTGAACGATCCTGACCCGGCCATCCGCCGCATGGCAGCACTTGAGTGGCATGTGTGGGAGGCGGGCTCGATCAGCGCGGAGGCAAGCTCGGCCTTTCCGGAAAAATGGCGCGACGCCGATTATATTCTGACCCGCGCCCGCCTCTGCGCCCATTACTTCCACCATGCGGCATGGCTGGAGGACGGCGTGCTTCTCCGCAATGCCGGCCTGCTTTCCGGCATTCCCTGCGTGCTCATCCAGGGCATGCGCGACCTGCAGGGACCGCCCGTCACCGCTTGCGAACTTGCCGCCGCATGGCCGGGAAGCGAGCTGATGGCCATAGGTGCAGCCGGGCATTCCACCGGGGATGCGGGGATGCGGGGATGGAAGATGCGATTGTTTCAGCAATCGCACGATTTGCAAATTGAAGCCGCTTGA
- a CDS encoding c-type cytochrome: MKLKTIAAAMLFGCLCAGAVYAAGEVEKREGMMKQIGGSMGALAAISKGQKPFDAEAVKAAVTTISTNAKAFPEQFPAGTETGSAAAPAIWENFEDFKAKAAKLGADADTVLANLPTDQAGVTTAMQTLGADCGTCHQTYRLKK, from the coding sequence ATGAAACTGAAAACCATCGCGGCGGCCATGCTTTTCGGCTGTCTTTGCGCCGGAGCGGTCTATGCTGCCGGCGAAGTCGAAAAACGCGAAGGCATGATGAAGCAGATTGGCGGTTCCATGGGTGCGCTCGCTGCCATCTCCAAGGGCCAGAAGCCCTTCGATGCCGAAGCCGTCAAGGCTGCCGTCACGACCATCAGCACCAATGCCAAGGCTTTCCCCGAACAGTTCCCCGCCGGCACCGAGACTGGAAGCGCGGCGGCTCCGGCCATCTGGGAAAATTTCGAGGACTTCAAGGCCAAGGCGGCCAAGCTCGGTGCTGATGCCGATACGGTTCTTGCCAATCTCCCCACCGATCAGGCGGGCGTCACCACCGCCATGCAGACGCTCGGCGCCGATTGCGGCACCTGCCACCAGACCTATCGTTTGAAGAAATAA
- a CDS encoding MerR family transcriptional regulator, which produces MLSIGELSKRTGVKVPTIRYYEQMGLIREADRSDGNQRRYEKSDLERLAFIRHARDLGLNIDAIRELIALSQHRQMPCEGADRIAAEHLADVREKIAKLRKLEHELERIVAHCDGHSIEDCYVIRALSDHGMCGGEH; this is translated from the coding sequence ATGCTGTCCATCGGTGAATTGTCGAAACGCACCGGCGTCAAGGTGCCGACGATCCGTTATTACGAGCAGATGGGCCTCATCCGTGAGGCGGATCGTTCGGATGGCAACCAGCGCCGTTATGAAAAATCCGATCTCGAAAGGCTGGCCTTCATCCGCCATGCGCGCGATCTTGGGCTGAACATCGATGCCATCCGCGAGCTGATCGCGCTCAGCCAGCACCGGCAGATGCCCTGTGAGGGAGCGGATCGCATCGCCGCCGAACATCTGGCCGATGTGCGCGAAAAAATTGCCAAGCTCAGGAAACTGGAACACGAGCTGGAACGCATCGTCGCCCATTGCGACGGCCATTCCATCGAGGATTGCTACGTCATCCGTGCACTTTCCGACCACGGCATGTGCGGCGGCGAACACTAG
- a CDS encoding metallophosphoesterase, with protein sequence MSEKSKPLFSFGIVADPQYANADPRPDMGRYYAESPKKLSEAIAVFNEEDLAFVVTLGDIIDRGFDNFDAILSVYDGLRHPSVLLPGNHDFSVAPEHLTAIHARLGMPAPWHDFAIGNVRFAVLDGNEVSLFAPPLGDPRRALAQERLKHLQQAGAINAQDWNASLSDEQFEWLRNVLQKSDAAGEKVVVLCHYPLYPENAHNMWDAPRIVDLLSAHSSAVAWFNGHNHEGNYGVLGNTHFVNFKGMVDTPDQNTFAIADVFEDRIVIRGFGREEDRLLRL encoded by the coding sequence ATGAGTGAAAAAAGCAAGCCTCTCTTCTCCTTCGGCATCGTCGCCGATCCCCAATATGCCAATGCCGATCCCCGTCCGGACATGGGCCGCTATTATGCCGAAAGCCCGAAAAAGCTCTCCGAGGCGATCGCCGTCTTCAACGAAGAGGACCTCGCCTTTGTGGTGACGCTTGGCGACATCATCGACCGCGGTTTCGACAATTTCGATGCCATCCTCAGCGTTTATGACGGGCTTCGCCATCCCTCGGTCCTGTTGCCGGGTAATCATGATTTTTCAGTCGCGCCGGAGCATCTGACCGCCATCCATGCCCGCCTTGGCATGCCGGCGCCCTGGCATGACTTCGCCATCGGCAATGTCCGCTTCGCCGTGCTCGATGGCAACGAGGTCAGTCTCTTCGCCCCGCCGCTCGGCGATCCGCGTCGTGCACTTGCGCAGGAGCGGCTGAAGCACCTGCAGCAAGCGGGCGCGATCAATGCACAGGACTGGAACGCCTCGCTCAGCGACGAGCAATTCGAATGGTTGCGAAACGTCCTGCAAAAATCGGACGCGGCCGGCGAAAAAGTGGTCGTGCTGTGCCACTATCCGCTTTATCCGGAAAACGCTCACAACATGTGGGACGCGCCCCGCATTGTCGATCTTCTCAGCGCCCATTCTTCAGCCGTCGCATGGTTCAATGGCCATAATCACGAAGGCAATTACGGTGTGCTGGGCAACACCCACTTCGTCAATTTCAAGGGCATGGTGGATACGCCCGACCAGAACACTTTCGCCATCGCCGATGTTTTCGAAGATCGGATCGTCATTCGCGGTTTTGGCCGCGAGGAGGATCGCCTCTTACGGCTGTGA